The proteins below are encoded in one region of Alistipes indistinctus YIT 12060:
- a CDS encoding iron-containing alcohol dehydrogenase, with the protein MEKFDFYIPTRVLFGPGKLDELAAAKLPGQKALIVTTAGKSVKKYGYLDRVVELLKKNHGTQSVVFDKVLPNPLLSHVREAAALCRAEGCDFVVGLGGGSPIDSAKAIALAAANEGDYWDYVEGGKKPAGALPVIAITTTAGTGTEADPWTVITHDETRHKVGFGCDELFPVLSVVDPELMLSVPPQLTAFQGFDAFFHASEGYLASVATPVSDALALQSMRLLSIYLPRAVADGSDLEARTNVALANTLSGMVESTSCCISEHSLEHAMSGLYPDLPHGAGLIMISLAYYRHFAPLAPARFIEMARNIGADLSCMREEDKPYVFVESLRELQHACGVDNLKMSDYGIRREDFPRLVQLARNAMGGLFGLDPAPLTDADIIRIFEESYK; encoded by the coding sequence ATGGAAAAATTCGATTTTTACATTCCGACACGGGTGCTTTTCGGCCCCGGCAAACTGGATGAATTGGCTGCGGCGAAACTGCCTGGCCAGAAAGCTTTGATCGTCACGACAGCGGGGAAGTCCGTCAAAAAATACGGCTACCTGGACCGGGTGGTGGAGCTGTTGAAAAAAAATCACGGTACGCAGAGCGTCGTGTTTGACAAGGTGCTGCCCAATCCGCTGTTGAGCCATGTGCGCGAGGCGGCTGCGCTGTGCCGCGCCGAGGGGTGCGACTTCGTGGTCGGCTTGGGCGGCGGCAGCCCGATCGATTCGGCTAAAGCCATCGCATTGGCTGCGGCCAACGAAGGTGATTACTGGGATTATGTCGAAGGAGGCAAAAAACCGGCGGGGGCGCTGCCTGTCATCGCGATTACGACGACGGCGGGTACCGGAACCGAAGCTGACCCGTGGACGGTCATTACCCATGACGAAACCCGCCATAAAGTGGGTTTCGGCTGCGACGAACTCTTTCCTGTGCTGTCGGTCGTCGATCCCGAGCTGATGCTGTCGGTACCGCCGCAACTGACGGCATTCCAGGGATTCGATGCCTTCTTCCATGCTTCGGAAGGATATCTCGCCAGCGTGGCCACACCGGTGAGCGACGCCCTTGCGCTCCAGAGCATGCGTCTGCTCTCCATTTACCTGCCGCGTGCCGTTGCCGACGGTTCCGACCTGGAGGCGCGTACGAACGTGGCATTGGCCAATACGCTTTCGGGAATGGTCGAGTCGACCTCGTGCTGTATCTCCGAGCATTCGCTCGAACACGCGATGAGCGGCCTCTATCCTGACCTGCCGCACGGAGCCGGGTTGATTATGATCTCGTTGGCTTACTATCGCCATTTCGCACCGCTGGCTCCGGCCCGTTTTATCGAAATGGCGCGCAATATCGGCGCCGACCTGAGCTGTATGCGCGAAGAGGACAAACCTTATGTGTTCGTCGAATCGCTCAGGGAGTTGCAGCATGCGTGCGGGGTGGATAACCTCAAGATGTCGGATTACGGCATTCGCCGCGAAGATTTTCCGCGTCTGGTCCAATTGGCGCGCAATGCGATGGGAGGCCTGTTCGGGCTCGATCCCGCACCGCTCACCGATGCCGATATTATCCGGATTTTCGAGGAGTCTTATAAATAA
- the fucO gene encoding lactaldehyde reductase translates to MVNRIILNETSYFGPGSRKVIAEEVAKRGYKKALVITDKDLVKFGVAAQVTDVLKAAGIPYEVFDNVKQNPTVRNVKAGIDAFKAVGADFIVAIGGGSSIDTSKAVGIIVNNPEFSDVVSLEGVAPTKKKSVPVIALPTTAGTAAEVTINYVITDEENVKKMVCVDPNDIPTLAVIDPELMLSMPRGLTAATGMDALTHAIEGLITLGAWEMSDMFELKAIEMIAKWLPKAVETPSDIEARDAMATAQYIAGMAFSNVGLGLVHGMAHPLGAFYDIPHGVANALLLPYVMEFNMPAAKAKYRKIAGAMGVDTSKMSEDQAAQAAVDAVKALSVRINIPQKLSELGVKESDLGKLAQSAFNDVCTPGNPRKVTLGEIEALYKKAL, encoded by the coding sequence ATGGTAAACAGAATTATTCTTAACGAAACATCCTATTTCGGCCCGGGATCGCGTAAAGTGATCGCCGAGGAGGTGGCCAAGCGCGGCTACAAAAAGGCTCTGGTGATTACCGATAAGGATCTGGTAAAATTCGGCGTTGCCGCACAGGTGACCGATGTGCTGAAGGCTGCCGGCATTCCTTACGAGGTGTTCGATAACGTGAAACAGAACCCGACCGTGAGAAATGTGAAGGCCGGTATCGACGCGTTCAAGGCTGTCGGAGCGGACTTTATCGTTGCGATCGGCGGCGGTTCGTCTATCGATACGTCGAAAGCGGTGGGTATTATCGTCAACAATCCGGAGTTTTCGGATGTGGTTTCGCTTGAGGGCGTGGCTCCGACCAAGAAAAAATCGGTTCCCGTGATTGCCCTGCCAACCACGGCCGGTACGGCTGCCGAGGTAACGATCAATTACGTGATTACCGACGAGGAGAATGTGAAGAAGATGGTTTGCGTCGATCCGAACGACATCCCGACGCTGGCCGTAATCGATCCCGAGCTGATGCTCAGCATGCCCCGCGGGCTGACCGCCGCTACCGGTATGGACGCACTGACGCATGCCATCGAAGGACTGATTACCCTCGGGGCCTGGGAGATGAGCGATATGTTCGAACTCAAGGCGATCGAAATGATTGCGAAGTGGCTGCCCAAGGCCGTTGAGACCCCGTCGGATATCGAGGCGCGCGATGCGATGGCTACGGCGCAGTATATCGCCGGCATGGCCTTCTCGAACGTGGGTCTCGGCCTCGTGCACGGCATGGCCCACCCGCTGGGTGCGTTTTACGATATTCCGCACGGCGTGGCCAATGCGCTGTTGCTGCCCTATGTGATGGAATTCAACATGCCTGCCGCAAAGGCCAAGTACCGCAAGATCGCCGGGGCGATGGGTGTCGATACTTCGAAGATGAGTGAAGATCAGGCTGCGCAGGCTGCTGTGGATGCCGTGAAAGCTCTCTCGGTCCGCATCAACATTCCGCAGAAACTCAGTGAACTGGGAGTGAAAGAGAGCGATTTGGGCAAATTGGCTCAGTCGGCCTTTAACGATGTCTGCACCCCGGGCAATCCGCGCAAGGTGACTCTCGGGGAGATTGAAGCGCTGTATAAAAAAGCGTTATAA
- a CDS encoding YhcH/YjgK/YiaL family protein — protein sequence MVLDTLTNLPSYNALNSHFAKVCAYLKEAHLSGLPEGRYPIDGDNAYLMISERDLKKPADAALEVHDRYIDIQIVLSGREGFGWKDRSRCAAPRGAMNTEKDVMFYDDEPSTYFTLGEGEIGIFFPQDAHAPLVGDGRVKKAVVKVKVE from the coding sequence ATGGTACTCGACACCTTAACCAACCTGCCTTCCTACAATGCGCTGAACAGCCATTTTGCGAAGGTATGCGCCTATTTGAAGGAGGCGCATCTTTCCGGTCTGCCCGAAGGCCGGTATCCGATCGACGGTGACAACGCTTACCTGATGATCAGTGAACGGGATCTCAAAAAACCGGCGGATGCGGCGCTGGAGGTACACGACCGCTATATCGATATACAGATCGTGCTTTCGGGCCGTGAGGGTTTCGGTTGGAAGGACCGTTCGCGTTGCGCGGCTCCGCGCGGGGCGATGAACACCGAAAAGGACGTTATGTTTTACGATGACGAGCCTTCGACCTATTTTACCCTCGGCGAGGGCGAAATCGGGATCTTTTTCCCGCAGGATGCGCATGCGCCGTTGGTGGGCGACGGCCGCGTGAAAAAGGCGGTGGTCAAGGTGAAAGTGGAGTAA
- a CDS encoding endonuclease/exonuclease/phosphatase family protein, producing MSGLATAFDLLLYVLTFAVAVALILAYCAPYVNPNTVYWFAFFGLAAPFIYIANALLMLYWTVRWRSIAWLSLAVFVLGLGNVGKYFRPQWGKTYEQPREEGTIRILSYNVGGFWGNTVGKPESKMRAIAEYIRAEDPDVVCMQEYEVNYINRRAVLDSLLEPLKYKAVYFAQTIRDNGGWGIAVYSKYPIVGKDHMVFPESQNSAMWVDIAVRKDTIRVFNNHLQTTQIDENDRKFLRTEPLSDTLRNDKAKGIARKLKRNFMKRAEQADSVALRIHDGTPRVIVCGDFNDTPMSYTYRRMRGDFVDAFKRKGQGMVFTYRRLMGVLRIDYLFHSDDFETVSYRSEQPEWSDHNPVIVDVRLKRD from the coding sequence ATGTCAGGGCTGGCAACGGCTTTCGACCTGCTGCTCTATGTACTGACGTTTGCAGTGGCCGTGGCTTTGATACTGGCTTATTGTGCCCCTTATGTCAATCCGAATACAGTCTATTGGTTCGCATTTTTCGGCTTGGCCGCCCCTTTCATTTACATCGCCAATGCACTGTTGATGCTCTATTGGACGGTACGGTGGCGCTCGATCGCATGGCTTTCGCTGGCGGTATTCGTGCTGGGACTCGGTAATGTGGGCAAATATTTCCGGCCGCAGTGGGGCAAAACCTACGAGCAGCCGCGTGAAGAGGGGACGATCCGTATCCTGAGCTACAATGTGGGCGGTTTCTGGGGCAACACGGTCGGCAAGCCCGAGAGCAAGATGCGTGCGATCGCCGAATATATCCGGGCCGAGGATCCCGACGTCGTTTGCATGCAGGAGTATGAGGTCAACTACATCAACCGGCGGGCCGTGCTGGACAGCCTGCTCGAACCGCTGAAGTACAAGGCGGTCTATTTTGCCCAGACGATCCGGGACAACGGGGGATGGGGGATAGCCGTTTACAGTAAGTATCCGATCGTGGGTAAGGATCACATGGTTTTTCCCGAATCGCAGAATTCCGCGATGTGGGTGGATATTGCAGTGCGTAAGGATACGATCCGCGTATTCAACAACCATTTGCAAACGACCCAAATCGACGAGAACGACCGGAAGTTCCTGCGCACGGAGCCGCTGTCCGATACGCTGCGCAACGACAAGGCGAAAGGGATCGCCCGCAAGCTCAAACGCAATTTTATGAAACGGGCGGAGCAGGCGGATTCGGTGGCGTTGCGCATCCACGACGGAACCCCGCGGGTGATCGTGTGCGGCGATTTTAACGATACGCCGATGTCTTACACCTACCGCCGTATGCGGGGGGATTTCGTCGATGCGTTCAAGCGCAAGGGACAGGGTATGGTCTTTACCTACCGGCGGCTGATGGGCGTGCTGCGGATCGACTACCTGTTCCATTCGGACGATTTCGAAACGGTGAGCTACCGCAGCGAACAGCCCGAATGGAGCGACCACAACCCGGTGATCGTGGACGTGCGGCTCAAAAGGGATTGA
- a CDS encoding rhomboid family intramembrane serine protease: MRFNNGAFTTPPVVKNLIIINALFFLAEVILPNGLGDLLIDKLGLYPWQSPNFRLYQLITHMFLHGGIAHLFMNMFALWMFGRTLEYDMGSKRFLIYYMITGIGAGLLQMGVSWIEISRLQAAAHEMGAMTPYMQSMIAARANVVTIGASGAVFGVLLAFGMMYPNAMIMLLIPPIPIKAKYFVIGYGLLELSLGVTGAQSGVAHFAHVGGMIFGFFLLYYWKKKGKIYY, encoded by the coding sequence ATGAGATTTAACAACGGGGCCTTCACGACCCCTCCGGTGGTCAAGAACCTGATTATCATAAACGCGCTGTTCTTTCTGGCTGAGGTGATCCTGCCCAACGGGCTCGGGGACCTGCTAATCGACAAACTGGGCCTCTATCCGTGGCAAAGCCCGAATTTCCGGCTCTACCAGCTCATTACGCACATGTTCCTGCACGGCGGCATCGCGCACCTGTTCATGAATATGTTCGCGTTGTGGATGTTCGGGCGCACGCTCGAATACGACATGGGCAGCAAGCGTTTCCTGATCTATTATATGATTACCGGTATCGGTGCGGGTTTGTTGCAGATGGGCGTGAGCTGGATCGAGATCAGCCGGCTGCAAGCTGCGGCACATGAGATGGGTGCGATGACCCCCTATATGCAGAGTATGATCGCAGCCCGGGCCAACGTGGTGACCATCGGTGCATCGGGTGCCGTATTCGGCGTGCTGCTCGCTTTCGGCATGATGTATCCCAATGCGATGATTATGCTGCTGATCCCGCCCATTCCGATCAAAGCCAAGTATTTCGTAATCGGATACGGTCTGCTCGAGTTGTCGCTCGGTGTTACGGGAGCGCAAAGCGGAGTGGCGCATTTCGCGCATGTGGGCGGTATGATCTTCGGCTTTTTCCTGCTTTACTACTGGAAGAAGAAGGGCAAGATTTATTATTGA
- the mutL gene encoding DNA mismatch repair endonuclease MutL, with product MDIEKIRVLPDGVANQIAAGEVVGRPASVVKELLENAVDAGSTSVTVNFKEGGRALIQVVDNGCGMNEPDARMAFERHATSKIASVEDLSRLHSFGFRGEALPSIASVAEVELRTRTASAEVGTRVTINGGAFVAQEPVQTPVGTQFLVKNLFFNVPARRRFLKEPTVEARHLTSEFQRVALCHPEIEFTLYNNDTLVYSLPPGNLRQRIAGICGKGLANNLLDVAVETSIVKIEGYVGHPSVAKKTNREQYLFVNGRYFRSPYFHKAVLQAYEKLIAPETQPPYFLYLTVAPERIDVNVHPQKTEVKFEDEQAIWQIFNAAVRESLGKLGVVPLMDFEIDSSIDIPVYREGTVYREPEIGVNPDFNPFRTDTVKEKVHKMPAGGGVSPRTAPLDGWQNLYEIDSRAGDAGLADRFDEMDSALQAFLEGEPEPVQQSLELGGTAGFCGQLKLSDRLYATTLGDALAVVDVGRARERVLFERYLRLLGNNATVSQQLLFPERIELSPADGRLMAEIREELSSLGFEFSANGPAGVTAENGPADNKGAGEGVTYEITGIPPELPAGMVQDALHEALARVRELGGVPESEKVRDLAAILARRGASGAAKIDEAAVAPLLDELASCNEPAFTPSGRAVLIRITREELAKRF from the coding sequence ATGGATATCGAAAAGATCAGAGTATTGCCGGATGGCGTGGCGAATCAGATTGCCGCGGGAGAAGTCGTAGGACGGCCTGCTTCGGTCGTGAAGGAGTTGCTGGAAAATGCCGTCGATGCTGGAAGTACTTCGGTGACGGTCAATTTCAAGGAGGGGGGCCGTGCACTGATCCAGGTTGTCGATAACGGTTGCGGCATGAACGAACCGGATGCCCGCATGGCGTTCGAACGCCATGCGACCTCGAAAATCGCTTCGGTCGAGGATCTCTCACGCCTGCATTCGTTCGGTTTTCGCGGCGAGGCGCTTCCGTCGATCGCTTCGGTGGCCGAGGTGGAGTTGCGTACGCGTACCGCTTCGGCGGAAGTGGGCACGCGGGTGACCATCAACGGCGGCGCATTCGTCGCTCAGGAACCCGTACAAACTCCCGTCGGGACGCAATTCCTGGTTAAAAATCTTTTCTTCAATGTTCCGGCCCGGCGTCGTTTTCTCAAGGAACCGACCGTCGAGGCGCGTCACCTGACGTCCGAATTCCAGCGGGTGGCGTTGTGCCATCCCGAAATCGAATTTACGCTTTACAACAACGATACGTTGGTTTACAGCCTGCCCCCAGGGAACTTGCGGCAGCGGATCGCCGGCATTTGCGGCAAAGGACTGGCCAATAACCTGCTCGATGTGGCCGTAGAGACCTCGATCGTGAAGATCGAAGGATACGTGGGCCATCCGTCGGTGGCTAAAAAGACGAACAGGGAACAATACCTGTTCGTAAACGGCCGTTACTTCCGCTCGCCTTATTTTCATAAAGCGGTGCTTCAGGCCTATGAGAAACTGATTGCCCCGGAGACGCAGCCGCCCTATTTCCTCTACCTGACCGTCGCACCGGAGCGGATCGATGTGAACGTGCATCCGCAGAAGACGGAAGTAAAGTTCGAGGACGAACAGGCGATCTGGCAGATATTCAATGCAGCGGTGCGCGAATCGCTCGGTAAACTGGGCGTGGTGCCGCTGATGGATTTCGAGATCGACAGTTCGATTGATATCCCCGTATACCGGGAAGGAACCGTTTATCGGGAGCCGGAAATCGGCGTCAATCCCGATTTTAACCCGTTCCGGACCGATACGGTTAAGGAAAAAGTGCATAAAATGCCGGCCGGAGGAGGTGTATCGCCCCGTACTGCCCCGCTCGACGGGTGGCAGAACCTTTATGAGATTGATTCCCGTGCGGGGGATGCAGGTTTGGCCGATCGGTTCGATGAGATGGACAGTGCGTTGCAGGCATTTCTGGAAGGGGAGCCCGAACCGGTGCAGCAGAGTCTCGAACTGGGCGGGACGGCCGGGTTTTGCGGGCAGTTGAAGTTGAGCGACCGCCTGTATGCAACGACTCTGGGCGATGCATTGGCCGTCGTGGATGTCGGGCGGGCTCGGGAGCGGGTGTTGTTCGAACGGTATTTGCGCCTGCTGGGCAATAATGCCACAGTGAGCCAGCAATTGCTTTTTCCGGAACGGATCGAACTGTCGCCTGCCGACGGAAGGTTGATGGCGGAGATCCGCGAGGAGCTTTCCTCGCTCGGTTTTGAATTTTCGGCAAACGGGCCTGCGGGTGTTACGGCTGAAAATGGTCCGGCGGATAACAAAGGGGCAGGGGAGGGCGTTACATATGAGATAACGGGCATCCCGCCCGAATTGCCGGCAGGTATGGTGCAGGACGCTTTGCATGAAGCGCTTGCCCGTGTGCGCGAATTGGGCGGTGTGCCGGAAAGTGAGAAGGTACGCGATCTGGCGGCCATATTGGCGCGGCGCGGCGCTTCCGGCGCGGCGAAAATTGACGAAGCGGCGGTGGCGCCGCTGCTCGACGAATTGGCTTCCTGCAATGAACCTGCTTTCACGCCTTCGGGCCGGGCGGTACTGATCCGTATTACGCGGGAAGAGCTGGCCAAACGATTTTAA
- the dnaJ gene encoding molecular chaperone DnaJ: MAKRDYYEVLGVDRGASADEIKKAYRKAALKFHPDKNPGDKDAEEKFKEAAEAYDVLSNPDKKARYDQFGHEGMGAGAGGFGGGGFGGGGFTMEDIFSQFGDIFGGHFGGGGGFGGFSGGGGGGHRVSRGSDLRIKVKLTLKEIVNGATKKLKINKQITCDQCGGTGAKDKDSYSTCQTCNGSGYVSQVVNTFFGRTQTTQPCPTCHGEGKIITNPCPKCHGEGTVRGEEVIELKIPAGVGEGMQLSVSGKGNAARHGGVPGDLLVLIEEEPDKELVRDGNDLIYNLNLTIPQAVLGVSTEIPTVDARAKIKIEPGTQAGKVLRLRGKGVPDVNGYGRGDLLVVVNIPIPAKVNAEEKRLLEQLSQGDNFKEAAPTAGGNLFDRMKSFFR; encoded by the coding sequence ATGGCGAAAAGAGACTACTATGAGGTGCTTGGTGTCGACCGCGGGGCGAGTGCCGACGAGATCAAGAAGGCATACCGCAAGGCGGCACTTAAATTCCATCCCGATAAAAATCCCGGCGATAAGGATGCCGAAGAAAAGTTCAAAGAGGCTGCCGAAGCATACGATGTGCTGAGCAACCCCGACAAGAAAGCACGTTACGACCAGTTTGGCCATGAAGGCATGGGTGCCGGGGCCGGCGGTTTCGGCGGCGGCGGCTTCGGCGGCGGTGGCTTCACGATGGAAGATATTTTCAGCCAGTTCGGCGATATCTTCGGCGGCCATTTCGGTGGCGGCGGCGGTTTCGGTGGTTTCAGCGGAGGGGGTGGAGGCGGCCACAGGGTCAGCCGCGGTTCGGACTTGCGCATCAAGGTTAAACTGACGCTCAAGGAGATCGTTAACGGTGCAACCAAAAAACTGAAAATCAACAAGCAAATTACTTGCGACCAGTGCGGCGGAACCGGGGCGAAAGACAAGGATTCCTATTCGACCTGCCAGACCTGTAATGGGTCGGGCTATGTTTCACAAGTGGTCAATACTTTCTTCGGCCGGACGCAGACGACCCAGCCCTGTCCCACCTGCCACGGCGAGGGCAAGATCATTACGAATCCCTGTCCGAAATGCCACGGTGAAGGTACCGTGCGCGGCGAGGAGGTGATCGAACTCAAAATCCCGGCGGGGGTCGGCGAGGGCATGCAGCTTTCTGTCAGCGGCAAAGGCAATGCGGCGCGACATGGCGGCGTTCCGGGCGACTTGCTCGTATTGATCGAGGAGGAGCCGGACAAAGAGCTCGTGCGTGACGGTAATGACCTGATCTATAATCTTAATCTGACGATTCCCCAAGCTGTGCTGGGCGTTTCGACCGAGATTCCCACCGTCGATGCCCGGGCCAAGATCAAGATCGAGCCGGGTACGCAAGCCGGCAAGGTGCTGCGCTTGCGCGGCAAAGGGGTGCCCGACGTGAACGGTTACGGTCGGGGTGACCTGTTGGTTGTGGTCAACATTCCGATCCCGGCCAAGGTGAATGCGGAGGAGAAACGCCTGCTCGAGCAGTTATCGCAGGGGGACAATTTCAAGGAGGCGGCTCCGACTGCCGGCGGCAACCTGTTCGACCGGATGAAGAGTTTTTTCCGGTAG
- a CDS encoding nucleotide exchange factor GrpE: MIKEDVDTKVLDDEPIGGAVGDQMNFDEPSSDDPTPDSVTDTPEAAGDNSAQMAEAAKEWQDKYLRLSAEFDNYRKRTLKEKMELVATGCEDVIKAMLTVMDDIDRALAAMETAKDVASVRQGVLLIHQKLMDTLRSRGVEEIEALGRELDTDLHEAVAKVPVEEKAKKGKIIDVVQKGYKLKDKVTRFAKVVVGE, encoded by the coding sequence ATGATAAAAGAAGACGTAGACACTAAAGTTCTTGACGACGAGCCTATTGGCGGGGCCGTGGGGGATCAGATGAATTTCGATGAGCCCTCATCCGACGATCCTACACCTGACAGTGTGACAGATACCCCGGAGGCAGCCGGTGACAATTCGGCACAAATGGCAGAGGCCGCGAAGGAGTGGCAGGATAAATACCTGCGCCTGAGCGCTGAATTCGACAATTACCGGAAACGTACCCTCAAGGAGAAGATGGAGTTGGTGGCTACCGGTTGCGAGGACGTAATCAAGGCGATGCTGACTGTAATGGATGATATCGACCGGGCATTGGCGGCGATGGAGACGGCCAAGGATGTCGCTTCGGTGCGCCAGGGGGTATTGCTGATTCACCAGAAGCTGATGGATACGCTCCGTTCGCGCGGTGTCGAGGAGATCGAGGCGCTGGGCCGGGAGCTCGATACCGACCTGCATGAAGCCGTGGCGAAAGTGCCTGTGGAAGAAAAGGCCAAGAAAGGCAAGATCATCGACGTAGTGCAGAAGGGCTACAAGCTCAAGGATAAGGTTACCCGGTTTGCGAAAGTAGTGGTTGGAGAATAA
- a CDS encoding outer membrane beta-barrel protein: protein MTEEKAPVDYATVMLTAKADSTKVYGSITDEKGGFTVEMPKGSYRLKISFMGYDSFEREVNLAADTDLGELTMKPSSVMLDEVVVTANMVTREADRFVVNVAATPLSAGKTGKEMLALSPGVWITDKGDLSVNGRGGTQVIVNDRVLKETGEELVAYLENLKAEDILKIEVIPYAGAEYDANATGGVIKITLKKQREEGLEGAVSMRYYTSIVDQKAWNYQPSLNLNYKYNALSLYSKVGYRRNNWTGGNMESDRFLDRDRIMDANTGMAHRQSHTTFQLGSVYDINDKQSVGAEFNMTENPYHNNTDGTALAIESGNSLTSQSLSRSTTDYSLMSFTANYSLKLDTLGSTFKTVANYTYRNKEDSVYYHTNYSGMMNYDSTSRYMPTARYDMFAIRSDFDIALSKSSKLATGLKYQRNTMDNVNPYDYFKNDIWIPLPERSSINKYTENIGALYASFSTKFRNNTSLLVGLRGEYTYAVPATNSQYVSERQKYFDLFPNANLSIPLNKKQSQMIILGYGRKIGRPSFWQLSPFRQQLSDYMFMEGNPKLKPSYTNDYTLTWVLFRKYTLTLGAQEVKDAFSIIVDTDPSDSNIQIARQSNMPKRMNYNASLSIPAQITKWWMLNANLNGSRNENTLMQRDVPQKEIIFTFRGNMSNTFTFKKNYNFMIEAFYMSPSLEGNVRVGAFHMVNAGLKGNFFDKKLTATFYVYNIFDMRGSTITFQQDNTYTRFNQWGNYRSLGLSLRYSFQAGKKIRVKTVDGSEQDNGGGGGGGF from the coding sequence GTGACCGAAGAGAAAGCCCCGGTAGATTATGCCACCGTCATGCTGACGGCGAAAGCCGATTCGACGAAAGTTTACGGCTCCATTACCGACGAAAAGGGCGGCTTTACCGTGGAAATGCCCAAAGGCAGCTACCGGCTGAAAATATCCTTCATGGGATACGACAGCTTCGAACGCGAAGTAAACCTCGCGGCAGACACCGATTTGGGCGAACTGACGATGAAACCCTCGTCGGTGATGCTGGACGAAGTGGTCGTCACTGCGAACATGGTTACCCGCGAAGCCGACCGTTTCGTGGTCAATGTCGCGGCGACTCCCCTTTCGGCGGGCAAAACCGGCAAGGAGATGCTCGCGCTCTCGCCGGGCGTCTGGATTACCGATAAAGGCGACCTGTCCGTGAACGGACGCGGCGGGACACAGGTAATCGTGAACGACCGGGTACTCAAAGAGACGGGCGAAGAGTTGGTCGCCTACCTGGAAAACCTCAAGGCCGAAGATATCCTGAAAATCGAAGTCATCCCTTACGCAGGAGCCGAGTACGATGCGAACGCCACGGGCGGCGTGATCAAAATCACACTCAAGAAACAACGCGAAGAAGGTCTCGAAGGAGCCGTCAGCATGCGTTATTACACCTCCATCGTAGACCAGAAAGCCTGGAACTATCAGCCCAGCCTGAACCTCAACTACAAATACAACGCGCTGAGCCTTTACTCTAAAGTGGGTTACCGCCGTAACAACTGGACCGGCGGCAACATGGAAAGCGACCGATTCCTGGACCGGGACCGGATCATGGATGCAAACACCGGTATGGCACATCGCCAATCCCACACCACTTTTCAACTGGGCAGCGTTTACGACATCAACGACAAGCAAAGCGTCGGTGCAGAGTTCAATATGACCGAAAATCCTTATCACAACAACACCGACGGTACCGCACTCGCAATTGAAAGCGGAAACTCCCTCACGTCACAATCGCTTTCCCGTAGCACAACGGACTACTCGCTGATGAGCTTCACGGCGAACTACTCGCTCAAACTCGACACGCTCGGCTCGACTTTCAAGACCGTCGCAAACTACACCTACCGCAATAAGGAAGATTCGGTATATTACCACACGAACTACAGCGGCATGATGAACTACGACAGTACTTCGCGTTACATGCCCACCGCGCGGTACGACATGTTCGCGATACGCAGCGATTTCGACATCGCGCTCAGCAAAAGCTCCAAACTCGCTACCGGATTAAAATACCAACGCAACACGATGGATAACGTCAATCCTTACGACTACTTCAAAAACGATATTTGGATCCCGCTGCCCGAACGCAGCAGCATCAACAAGTACACCGAGAACATCGGGGCGCTGTATGCCAGTTTCTCGACCAAATTCCGCAACAACACTTCATTGCTCGTGGGCCTGCGGGGCGAATACACGTACGCCGTACCGGCCACCAACAGCCAATACGTTTCCGAGCGACAAAAGTATTTCGACCTCTTCCCGAACGCGAACCTGTCGATTCCGCTGAACAAAAAACAGAGCCAGATGATTATCCTCGGTTACGGACGCAAAATCGGACGACCGTCATTTTGGCAACTGAGCCCATTCCGCCAACAACTATCCGACTATATGTTCATGGAAGGCAACCCAAAATTAAAACCGTCCTATACAAACGATTACACGCTCACCTGGGTGCTCTTTCGCAAATATACGCTGACGCTCGGCGCACAGGAGGTAAAAGATGCGTTCAGTATAATCGTCGACACCGATCCTTCCGACTCGAACATCCAAATCGCCCGGCAAAGCAATATGCCCAAACGGATGAATTACAACGCGAGCCTCAGTATCCCGGCCCAGATTACCAAATGGTGGATGCTCAACGCGAACCTGAACGGCAGCCGCAACGAGAACACGCTGATGCAACGGGACGTACCTCAAAAGGAGATTATCTTTACTTTCCGCGGAAACATGAGCAACACCTTCACCTTCAAGAAAAACTACAATTTCATGATCGAGGCATTCTACATGAGCCCGTCACTGGAAGGAAACGTCCGGGTGGGGGCCTTCCACATGGTCAATGCAGGCCTGAAAGGCAACTTCTTTGACAAAAAGCTGACAGCGACTTTTTATGTATACAATATCTTCGACATGCGCGGGTCGACGATCACCTTCCAACAAGACAACACCTACACACGTTTCAATCAATGGGGCAACTACCGCTCGCTCGGCCTTTCGCTGCGCTACAGCTTCCAGGCCGGCAAAAAAATCAGGGTCAAAACCGTCGACGGCAGCGAACAAGATAACGGCGGCGGAGGTGGAGGAGGATTTTAA